A section of the Halobacterium hubeiense genome encodes:
- a CDS encoding ArsR/SmtB family transcription factor translates to MTEEADPSDIFATLDDEYARNILVATKTDRLSAKELSEECDMSRPTVSRRVTRLVEQGLLEEYTHVDPGGRHYSEYEARLERVEVLLQAEGFDVQIDVRPDPADRITSIFEEMRGD, encoded by the coding sequence GTGACTGAGGAGGCCGACCCGTCGGACATCTTCGCCACACTCGACGACGAGTACGCCCGCAACATCCTCGTGGCGACGAAGACCGACCGACTCTCCGCGAAGGAGCTCAGCGAGGAATGCGATATGTCACGCCCGACCGTCTCGCGGCGTGTCACCCGCCTCGTCGAGCAGGGCCTCCTCGAGGAGTACACGCACGTCGACCCCGGCGGACGGCACTACAGCGAGTACGAGGCGCGACTCGAGCGTGTCGAAGTACTCCTCCAAGCAGAGGGCTTCGACGTGCAGATCGATGTTCGGCCGGACCCCGCCGACCGGATTACGTCCATCTTCGAGGAAATGCGGGGAGACTGA
- a CDS encoding DUF7521 family protein, translating into MEHTLFVIGKLFTTALALVIAYQAYRGYQRHHTQLLLYVAAGFALVGLGGLLEGVLFELLQVSIFEAGFVAALVTAAGMLSILYALYAPNP; encoded by the coding sequence ATGGAACACACGTTATTCGTCATCGGCAAGCTGTTCACGACCGCCCTGGCGCTGGTGATCGCCTACCAGGCCTATCGCGGATACCAACGGCATCACACGCAGTTACTCCTGTACGTCGCGGCTGGCTTCGCGCTGGTCGGGCTCGGCGGCCTCCTCGAGGGCGTGCTCTTCGAACTCCTCCAAGTGTCGATTTTCGAAGCAGGATTCGTCGCAGCACTCGTCACCGCCGCCGGGATGCTGTCGATTCTCTACGCCCTGTATGCCCCGAACCCCTGA
- a CDS encoding heavy-metal-associated domain-containing protein: MTTTITVEGMSCGHCEQTVEEALEEVSGVTDVTVDRESEQASVDGEANVTALVEAVEDAGYTAYA; the protein is encoded by the coding sequence ATGACGACGACCATCACCGTGGAAGGAATGTCGTGCGGTCACTGTGAGCAGACGGTCGAAGAGGCCCTCGAAGAGGTATCCGGCGTGACTGACGTGACCGTCGACAGGGAGAGCGAACAGGCGAGCGTCGATGGTGAGGCAAATGTCACAGCTCTCGTGGAGGCCGTCGAAGACGCCGGGTACACCGCTTACGCCTGA
- a CDS encoding copper-translocating P-type ATPase yields MDDHKDTNENLPGGEHQQDDSSHQHEHGEQDESDAESDEQRVEQDLLEEEAHPAAESETVLDEQHEHAGHEGEGHDHGSHEGHGEGHGGMHKGHEQMFRRRFFVSTLLSIPVLLYSEMLQEWLGFSVPAFPGSEWINPVFAVIVFAYGGMPFLQMAVPELKDRSPGMMTLISMAITVAFVYSLASVVFPTQSAFFWELVTLIDIMLLGHWIEMRSVRRASSALDELAKLMPDTAERITDDGETEEVPVSELSEGDLVLVRPGASVPADGTVEEGDSDVNESMITGESKPVSKEPGDEVIGGTINGDGSLRVRVGATGEETTLAGIMRLVEEAQQSKSKTQVLADRAAGWLFYVALGAAVVTAIAWTVAVSFDATVIERVVTVLVIACPHALGLAIPLVVAINTSLAARNGMLVRDRIAMEDARNLDAIIFDKTGTLTEGEHGVVDMATVDGVDEDDALGLAAAVESDSEHMIARAIREAADERDVTTPDATAFEAIKGKGVRANVDGNEVYVGGPNLLAQLDSEIPDHLQHFADEAGQNAQTVVYLVRDGELIAAFAMADVIREESFRVVDALHDLGIEVAMLTGDSQDVANAVADELGIDTVFAEVLPQDKDEKVQELQDQGKLVGMVGDGVNDAPALTRADVGIAIGSGTDVAVQSADVILVQNNPMDVVRLVKLSKASYRKMQENIVWAAGYNVFAIPLAAGVLAPIGILLSPAVGALLMSLSTVIVAINAQLLRRVDLSIPELPGGTPATDAQPAD; encoded by the coding sequence ATGGACGACCACAAAGATACAAATGAGAATCTCCCTGGAGGGGAACACCAGCAGGACGACAGCAGTCACCAGCACGAACACGGCGAGCAGGATGAATCGGACGCCGAGTCGGACGAGCAGCGGGTAGAACAGGACCTACTGGAAGAAGAGGCACACCCTGCTGCGGAGAGTGAGACAGTGCTCGACGAGCAGCACGAGCACGCTGGACACGAGGGCGAAGGACACGACCACGGTTCCCATGAGGGCCACGGTGAGGGGCATGGCGGGATGCACAAGGGCCACGAGCAGATGTTCCGCCGGCGCTTCTTCGTCTCGACGCTCCTGTCGATCCCAGTCCTGCTATACAGCGAAATGCTGCAGGAGTGGCTCGGGTTCTCCGTCCCCGCGTTCCCGGGCAGCGAGTGGATCAACCCCGTCTTCGCGGTCATCGTCTTCGCGTACGGTGGGATGCCGTTCCTCCAGATGGCGGTACCGGAGCTGAAAGATCGGTCGCCGGGGATGATGACGCTCATCTCGATGGCGATCACCGTCGCGTTCGTCTACAGCCTCGCGAGCGTGGTCTTCCCGACGCAGTCGGCGTTCTTCTGGGAGCTCGTCACGCTGATCGACATCATGCTGCTGGGCCACTGGATCGAGATGCGGTCGGTCCGGCGGGCCTCCAGCGCGCTCGACGAACTGGCGAAACTGATGCCAGACACCGCCGAGCGTATCACCGACGACGGGGAGACCGAAGAAGTTCCCGTCAGTGAGCTCTCGGAAGGCGATCTCGTGCTCGTCCGGCCGGGCGCGAGTGTCCCTGCTGACGGCACCGTCGAGGAGGGTGACTCCGACGTCAACGAGTCGATGATCACCGGCGAGTCCAAGCCCGTCTCGAAAGAGCCTGGCGACGAGGTCATCGGCGGCACCATCAACGGCGACGGCAGTCTCCGTGTTCGCGTCGGTGCGACGGGCGAGGAGACAACACTCGCGGGCATCATGCGCCTCGTCGAGGAAGCTCAACAGAGCAAGTCCAAGACGCAAGTGTTGGCCGACCGGGCGGCCGGCTGGCTGTTCTACGTCGCGCTCGGGGCGGCAGTCGTGACCGCGATTGCGTGGACGGTCGCAGTCTCGTTCGACGCGACGGTCATCGAGCGAGTCGTGACGGTGCTCGTCATCGCCTGCCCACACGCCCTCGGGCTCGCCATCCCGCTGGTCGTCGCGATCAACACCTCACTTGCAGCGCGCAACGGGATGCTCGTCCGCGACCGAATTGCGATGGAGGACGCGCGGAACTTGGATGCCATCATCTTCGACAAGACAGGGACGCTTACTGAGGGTGAACACGGCGTCGTGGATATGGCGACCGTCGACGGCGTTGACGAGGACGACGCGCTCGGGCTGGCGGCAGCCGTCGAGAGTGACTCCGAACACATGATCGCCCGAGCGATCCGTGAGGCCGCCGACGAGCGAGATGTAACTACTCCTGACGCGACAGCCTTCGAGGCGATTAAAGGCAAGGGTGTCCGGGCGAATGTCGACGGAAACGAGGTGTACGTCGGTGGCCCGAACCTGTTGGCCCAACTCGATAGCGAAATTCCCGACCATCTCCAGCACTTCGCTGACGAGGCCGGTCAGAACGCCCAGACTGTGGTGTATCTCGTTCGTGACGGAGAGCTGATCGCCGCCTTCGCGATGGCCGACGTGATCCGCGAGGAGAGTTTCCGCGTCGTCGACGCGCTCCACGATCTGGGCATCGAGGTGGCGATGCTGACTGGGGACTCCCAGGACGTCGCCAACGCTGTCGCCGACGAACTGGGCATCGACACGGTGTTCGCGGAGGTCCTACCCCAAGACAAGGACGAGAAAGTCCAGGAACTCCAGGACCAGGGCAAACTCGTGGGGATGGTCGGCGACGGCGTCAACGACGCGCCGGCGCTGACGCGAGCCGACGTCGGCATTGCGATCGGGAGTGGCACCGACGTCGCGGTCCAGTCGGCCGACGTTATTCTCGTGCAGAACAACCCGATGGACGTCGTTCGGCTGGTGAAGCTCAGTAAGGCGAGCTACCGGAAGATGCAGGAGAACATCGTCTGGGCCGCCGGCTACAACGTCTTCGCGATTCCGCTCGCAGCAGGCGTGTTGGCACCGATTGGGATTCTGCTGTCCCCCGCTGTGGGTGCGCTCTTGATGTCGTTGAGTACAGTCATCGTCGCGATCAACGCCCAGCTGCTCCGCCGCGTGGACCTGTCCATTCCCGAGCTTCCAGGCGGGACACCAGCGACTGACGCACAACCTGCAGACTGA
- a CDS encoding PadR family transcriptional regulator — protein MHDLTGFQRDILYVIAGLQEPHGLAVKAELDDYYEQEINHGRLYPNLDDLVEKGLLEKGELDKRTNVYTVTQRGVREIKARREWESQYLEDVNAPTTS, from the coding sequence ATGCACGATCTAACTGGGTTTCAGCGGGACATCTTGTACGTGATCGCCGGGCTCCAGGAACCTCACGGGCTCGCAGTAAAGGCCGAACTCGACGACTACTACGAACAGGAGATCAATCATGGGCGGCTCTATCCGAATCTCGACGATCTCGTCGAGAAAGGACTGCTCGAGAAGGGTGAACTCGACAAACGGACGAACGTGTACACGGTCACACAACGCGGGGTGCGGGAAATCAAGGCGCGACGTGAGTGGGAAAGCCAATATTTAGAGGACGTGAACGCACCCACGACGTCGTAG
- a CDS encoding heavy metal translocating P-type ATPase — MAPTDGTIHESGTRAGEREADPRPTGTEERAFFQVDGMHCATCEAFLESVAEGCEGVTDAAASYVTETIRITYDPDRVSKETLCDTLSTLGYSATLRAGGSDDAPTIIGQSRRSDEQNERGIDEVLGFRYAAGVIFGTFMLLPYAVLLYPAQLSSFFGEGTLDMYASASGIGGGDGLLILPLFLVLTGVVLVFTGLPLLQGAYVSLKMRQPNTDLLVALPIVSAYVYSTIAFLLGRIDIFYDLTIVVAASVVAAIFYESLSKQRAMDRLTNLTISHVTEARRYGADGTTTMVDVHGLEPGERVLVREGERIPVDGVLAEGECTVDEAIVTGESLPVSKQAGDEVVGGAIVTNGAAVLTVSDETTSSIDRLITSVWNLQSGDHGVQRQADRLASVIIPVVVGGAVLAGLGSLLVGAGIPVAVLTALVVLLVGCPWALGLATPLSVATSIEQAVERGIVIFDETVFERLRDVDVVVFDKTGTLTTGQMDVLEADAPSDLLAIVAALEQRASHPAADAIVNTFVQRNQEGDRSRADGGVADGSDHEYAADITEFTSHATGVEGVVEDTRVLVGNLDLFAELGWSVSERIETRAAEARTTGHLPVVVGRDGHAEGVIVVGDEPRAGWDDTLTQLNDRDIDIVVLTGDDEAATDFLDSHPGIDHVFAGVPPAGKTATIRRLQSRGQVTMVGDGTNDAPALATADLGISLGGGTALASDAADISLVDDDLAAVGTTFDLADAARRRVKQNNGLALLYNGLTMPLAATGLLNPVFAMGAVVATGGLLAANSFRDLLTE; from the coding sequence ATGGCCCCGACAGACGGCACTATACATGAATCCGGAACTAGAGCGGGCGAACGCGAGGCAGATCCGCGTCCAACGGGGACTGAGGAACGGGCCTTCTTCCAGGTCGACGGAATGCACTGTGCGACGTGTGAAGCGTTTCTGGAATCGGTTGCTGAAGGCTGCGAGGGCGTCACTGACGCCGCGGCGAGTTACGTCACCGAGACGATCCGTATCACATACGACCCTGACCGCGTCTCGAAGGAGACTCTCTGTGATACCCTGAGTACACTCGGCTATTCGGCAACCCTCCGTGCTGGAGGGAGCGATGACGCACCGACTATAATCGGGCAGTCGCGCCGGTCGGACGAGCAGAATGAACGAGGGATTGACGAGGTGCTGGGATTTCGTTACGCTGCTGGCGTCATTTTCGGGACGTTCATGCTCCTCCCGTATGCGGTCCTCCTCTATCCGGCGCAGCTCTCGTCGTTCTTTGGTGAGGGGACGCTCGATATGTACGCGAGTGCGTCCGGGATCGGCGGTGGAGATGGCCTGTTGATCCTGCCGCTCTTTCTCGTTCTGACGGGTGTCGTCCTCGTGTTCACCGGCCTTCCGCTGTTACAGGGTGCATATGTCAGTCTGAAGATGCGACAGCCGAACACGGACCTGCTTGTCGCACTCCCCATCGTGAGTGCCTACGTGTACAGTACGATCGCCTTTCTCCTCGGTCGGATCGATATTTTCTACGATCTCACAATCGTGGTTGCCGCGAGTGTGGTGGCTGCCATCTTCTACGAATCACTGAGCAAGCAGCGAGCGATGGATCGCCTGACTAATCTCACTATCTCCCACGTCACCGAAGCCAGGCGGTATGGCGCCGATGGGACGACGACGATGGTCGACGTACACGGTCTTGAACCCGGGGAACGGGTTCTCGTCCGTGAGGGCGAACGCATCCCAGTCGATGGTGTTCTCGCTGAGGGTGAGTGCACGGTCGATGAAGCGATCGTGACAGGCGAGTCGCTACCGGTATCGAAACAAGCTGGGGACGAGGTCGTCGGCGGGGCGATCGTCACAAATGGGGCTGCTGTCCTCACGGTGAGCGATGAGACAACCAGTAGTATCGATCGCCTCATCACCTCTGTCTGGAATCTCCAGAGTGGGGATCACGGTGTCCAGCGGCAGGCCGATAGGCTCGCGTCAGTCATCATCCCGGTCGTCGTCGGTGGGGCGGTACTCGCTGGATTGGGGTCGCTTCTGGTGGGGGCTGGCATTCCCGTCGCCGTCCTGACAGCGCTGGTAGTTCTCTTGGTGGGGTGTCCGTGGGCACTTGGCCTGGCAACCCCGCTCTCGGTGGCAACCAGTATCGAACAAGCGGTAGAGCGGGGCATCGTCATCTTCGACGAGACCGTCTTCGAGCGCCTTCGGGACGTCGATGTCGTCGTCTTCGACAAAACGGGGACGCTCACGACCGGCCAGATGGATGTCCTCGAGGCGGATGCACCGTCGGATCTGCTTGCAATCGTCGCGGCCCTCGAACAGCGAGCATCCCACCCAGCGGCCGACGCAATCGTGAATACGTTTGTACAAAGGAATCAGGAGGGCGATCGCTCGAGAGCCGATGGGGGGGTTGCCGATGGCAGTGACCACGAGTACGCAGCGGACATCACTGAATTCACGAGCCACGCGACCGGCGTCGAAGGAGTCGTCGAGGACACGCGCGTTCTCGTAGGGAATCTCGATCTCTTCGCGGAACTGGGGTGGTCGGTTAGCGAGCGGATCGAGACGCGTGCCGCAGAGGCACGAACGACCGGTCACCTTCCGGTCGTCGTCGGTCGTGACGGTCATGCAGAGGGCGTCATCGTCGTGGGCGACGAACCACGGGCAGGTTGGGATGACACACTCACGCAGCTGAATGACCGTGATATCGATATCGTCGTTCTGACCGGTGATGACGAGGCTGCCACTGACTTTCTCGACAGTCATCCTGGCATCGATCACGTGTTTGCGGGGGTCCCGCCGGCAGGCAAGACCGCGACGATCCGGCGGTTACAGTCCCGGGGACAGGTTACGATGGTTGGTGATGGAACGAACGATGCACCGGCTCTTGCGACCGCAGACCTGGGAATCTCGCTCGGTGGTGGAACGGCACTCGCGTCCGATGCCGCGGATATTTCTCTCGTCGATGACGACCTCGCAGCGGTGGGGACGACGTTCGACCTCGCAGATGCAGCTCGTCGGCGTGTCAAACAGAACAACGGGCTAGCGCTGCTCTACAATGGGCTCACGATGCCCCTTGCGGCGACGGGGTTGCTGAATCCGGTGTTTGCGATGGGAGCGGTCGTGGCGACCGGCGGTCTCCTCGCGGCGAATTCGTTTCGAGACCTGCTTACCGAGTAG
- a CDS encoding plastocyanin/azurin family copper-binding protein, protein MERRQVLKTAGIFATGGVTGLAGCSSSGNGDGGDEPTTTATQETAGGSGDSNTVMMVTEGSEYYFDPIGLLVESGETVTFEIQSGSHSATAYKEGTSSASVTRIPEGAEAFNSETLSEQGATYEHTFETTGTYDYFCIPHKSLGMVGRIVVGEPGGPAEESMPPDGDVPESQTIVDQGSVSYSSFSG, encoded by the coding sequence ATGGAACGTCGACAAGTTCTCAAGACAGCTGGAATCTTTGCAACAGGTGGCGTAACTGGTCTCGCAGGGTGTAGCAGCTCGGGGAACGGGGACGGTGGCGACGAGCCGACCACGACCGCAACGCAGGAGACGGCTGGTGGGTCGGGCGACTCGAATACTGTCATGATGGTCACCGAAGGGAGCGAGTATTATTTCGATCCAATCGGGCTGTTGGTCGAATCAGGGGAGACAGTCACGTTCGAAATCCAGAGTGGGAGCCACTCAGCAACCGCTTACAAAGAGGGCACGAGTTCGGCCTCAGTAACTCGGATCCCCGAGGGAGCGGAGGCGTTCAATAGTGAAACGCTGAGCGAACAGGGTGCGACCTACGAGCATACGTTCGAGACCACGGGGACGTACGATTACTTCTGTATCCCGCACAAGTCCTTGGGGATGGTCGGTCGAATCGTCGTCGGTGAACCTGGCGGTCCCGCGGAGGAAAGTATGCCGCCGGACGGAGACGTTCCCGAAAGCCAGACCATCGTCGATCAAGGCAGCGTCTCGTACAGCTCGTTCTCCGGGTAG
- a CDS encoding DUF7260 family protein, whose protein sequence is MTLAQGSWPTYTDAALDSVRQERREVERECRAFQRFRQRIQTVDTRTPRFERSVVGVNQNLTSEEKPVRDTIEPWYRDTVMAVDHYGDVYGDSFEASISAEFGVDVLVLISEATTFSPLIKQRLLETAQQCIDNRRVFLETLEDEFHTLKDAQSTVQEIREAIAEFDSTELQGISDTELTDRYDTLHTLSDECKSWIQQRQEEIHAHRINRSADVDAHTDLCSYLYEGLEVDYPVLATFVDILEIISQYE, encoded by the coding sequence ATGACGCTCGCACAAGGCTCGTGGCCGACATACACGGATGCTGCCCTCGATAGTGTTCGGCAGGAACGACGCGAGGTCGAACGCGAATGTCGAGCATTCCAACGGTTTCGCCAGCGTATTCAGACCGTCGACACACGGACTCCTCGGTTCGAACGGTCCGTTGTTGGAGTGAATCAGAACCTTACATCCGAAGAGAAGCCGGTCCGTGATACCATCGAGCCATGGTATCGCGATACTGTGATGGCGGTCGACCACTACGGCGACGTGTACGGTGATTCGTTCGAGGCGAGCATCAGCGCTGAATTCGGGGTCGATGTACTGGTTCTGATCTCGGAAGCGACTACGTTCTCACCGCTCATCAAACAACGACTCCTCGAGACTGCACAGCAGTGTATTGACAACCGTCGGGTCTTTCTAGAAACTCTCGAAGACGAATTCCATACGCTCAAAGACGCGCAATCTACAGTTCAAGAGATTCGAGAGGCGATAGCAGAATTTGATTCGACGGAATTACAGGGGATCTCAGATACTGAATTGACCGACAGATACGACACGCTTCACACGTTGAGTGATGAATGTAAGAGTTGGATCCAGCAACGGCAGGAGGAAATCCACGCTCATCGAATCAATCGGTCGGCAGACGTGGATGCCCACACTGACCTCTGTTCGTATCTCTATGAGGGTCTGGAGGTTGATTATCCGGTATTGGCGACGTTTGTCGATATCTTGGAGATTATCTCCCAATATGAGTAG
- a CDS encoding DUF7333 family protein, producing the protein MEFDFVRSVAPLVVIVGVAAIALTTVMTSSTVFMMVLPSMIVFSVIAFFFGMKHGEFRASP; encoded by the coding sequence ATGGAATTCGACTTTGTGCGCTCGGTGGCTCCCCTTGTCGTAATTGTCGGCGTCGCGGCGATTGCGCTCACGACCGTGATGACCTCCTCGACAGTCTTCATGATGGTTCTGCCCTCGATGATCGTCTTCTCAGTCATCGCGTTCTTCTTCGGAATGAAACACGGCGAATTCCGCGCCAGTCCGTAA
- a CDS encoding multicopper oxidase domain-containing protein, whose product MTKRFGAPGSGLLRREFLAATGATSFSAIAGCTGDNGGQPVATTATETSSQSTSAPLPFTSPPTVVDVDEQGGEVTMRTQRARHAVHPLETMGGPVEFPRVWAWQADDNDPSVPGPILRTTEGNAMEVTLDNTDGRRPHTIHFHGVRKTWKNDGVPTTTGIQVPAGEKHTYKIPANVPGTHFYHCHFQTHRHIDMGMYGIFRVDPEGYEPADREYFMTVKDWDSRVPRKWAGNADFTYDAASRNPDVFTVNGKSAPRTLHPEEGSPIIVDEGDSVRIHLVNGGYMSHPMHIHNHRFQRVEKDGGTIPEAARHDMDVTNVAPAERHTIEFTADADPGIYLMHCHKVNHVMNGTFYPGGMLTGIIYRSVMDTDIFNQLMEYAGYSA is encoded by the coding sequence ATGACAAAACGCTTTGGCGCTCCCGGATCTGGGCTATTGCGTCGAGAATTTCTCGCAGCAACTGGCGCCACCAGCTTCTCAGCCATCGCGGGCTGTACTGGAGACAACGGAGGCCAGCCAGTCGCCACCACAGCGACAGAGACTAGTAGCCAATCCACGTCGGCTCCTCTTCCGTTTACGAGTCCGCCGACAGTCGTCGACGTTGACGAACAGGGCGGCGAAGTAACGATGCGAACGCAGCGAGCTCGCCATGCTGTCCACCCGCTCGAAACGATGGGTGGACCAGTCGAATTCCCCCGCGTCTGGGCGTGGCAAGCCGACGACAACGACCCCAGTGTACCCGGTCCGATCCTCCGGACCACCGAGGGTAATGCCATGGAAGTAACGCTCGACAACACGGACGGCCGTCGGCCCCACACGATTCACTTCCATGGTGTTCGAAAAACCTGGAAAAATGACGGTGTCCCGACGACAACCGGGATTCAGGTCCCCGCAGGTGAGAAACACACTTACAAAATCCCGGCAAACGTGCCGGGGACGCATTTTTACCACTGCCACTTCCAGACTCATCGGCATATCGATATGGGGATGTATGGTATCTTCCGCGTCGATCCGGAAGGCTATGAGCCGGCAGATCGCGAGTACTTCATGACGGTCAAAGACTGGGATTCCCGAGTCCCGAGGAAGTGGGCTGGGAATGCGGACTTTACCTATGACGCTGCCAGTCGAAATCCAGACGTATTTACCGTTAACGGGAAGAGCGCACCCCGAACGCTGCACCCCGAAGAAGGGTCGCCGATCATCGTCGACGAGGGCGACTCAGTTCGCATCCACCTCGTCAACGGCGGGTACATGTCGCACCCGATGCACATCCATAACCACCGCTTCCAGCGTGTCGAAAAGGACGGCGGGACGATTCCGGAGGCTGCCCGCCACGACATGGACGTCACGAACGTCGCCCCTGCTGAACGACACACGATCGAATTTACTGCCGATGCAGACCCCGGCATCTACCTGATGCACTGCCACAAGGTCAACCACGTGATGAACGGTACGTTCTATCCCGGCGGCATGCTCACCGGCATAATCTATCGATCCGTCATGGATACGGACATCTTCAACCAGCTTATGGAGTATGCCGGCTACTCCGCGTAG
- a CDS encoding cation diffusion facilitator family transporter: MSSAGHSHEHNEDSSVRTLGAVAAINLAGFVIELVGGLTFGSVALIGDAFHMLFDSLAYVIALGAAYIGTNSNPGEYWSYGLSRVEPFAAFLNGVLLVPMVVFLVWESYQRYLAPVDINPQMTILLGTGGLVINLLSVYVVQGGEMSLNERGAFYHLLGDAGASVAVIVSMLFVEFGGYYIADPITAVLIAAIIIWSAVKLLRESGAIFFQRSPISVEDLEARIEAFDDVTAVLDIHVWSLSSRLDVATVHVTSDVATVEERDELKRTITELLHDEFGIEHVTVDVLGADSHTRPTEHSD, from the coding sequence ATGAGTTCAGCAGGGCACAGCCATGAGCACAACGAGGACAGCAGTGTTCGTACGCTCGGAGCAGTAGCAGCTATCAATCTCGCCGGCTTCGTCATCGAGCTTGTGGGGGGGCTGACGTTCGGGTCTGTCGCACTTATCGGGGACGCGTTCCACATGCTGTTCGACTCGCTGGCATACGTGATCGCTCTGGGCGCGGCCTACATCGGAACGAATTCGAATCCCGGGGAGTACTGGAGTTACGGCTTGAGCCGGGTAGAGCCGTTTGCAGCGTTCTTGAACGGCGTGTTACTCGTCCCGATGGTGGTGTTCCTGGTCTGGGAATCCTATCAGCGCTACCTCGCACCCGTCGATATCAATCCCCAGATGACCATCCTCCTCGGAACTGGGGGATTGGTCATAAATCTCCTGTCAGTATACGTTGTTCAGGGTGGTGAGATGTCGCTGAACGAGCGTGGCGCGTTCTATCACCTTCTCGGGGATGCAGGTGCGTCGGTCGCTGTCATCGTCTCGATGCTGTTCGTGGAGTTCGGTGGGTACTACATCGCGGACCCGATTACGGCAGTCCTCATCGCTGCCATCATCATTTGGTCGGCAGTCAAGCTGCTCCGGGAGAGCGGCGCAATTTTCTTTCAGCGCAGCCCCATCTCGGTCGAAGATCTGGAAGCACGCATCGAAGCTTTCGACGACGTAACTGCGGTTTTGGACATTCACGTCTGGTCGCTGTCGAGTCGACTCGATGTGGCGACAGTCCACGTGACTAGTGACGTAGCTACCGTTGAGGAACGTGACGAACTTAAGCGGACGATCACTGAGCTGCTCCATGACGAATTCGGCATCGAGCATGTTACAGTGGATGTTCTTGGAGCGGATTCGCACACTCGGCCGACCGAGCACAGCGACTGA
- a CDS encoding ABC transporter ATP-binding protein: MSSPQRSTQSSQSGNTVVEAINIQKTYDSWLPFSRSVDVLDRATLEIGSGEIVGIMGENGSGKSTLMQVLAGVLDYDDGTVARSGRIGWCPQEPRLYDRLTVDETFELFGEAYEMSPSEVDAARSWLLTELDFERFRDRQVRNLSGGNKQKLNLSVALMHEPDLLLLDEPYTGFDWQTFQAFWDLTEDLRDRGVGIAIISHIINERDRFDVIYELHDGHLHREVVDEEGGPASTPTEDKIDCEQPDTTGGKSE; the protein is encoded by the coding sequence ATGAGCAGCCCACAGCGGAGCACACAAAGTAGTCAATCAGGAAATACTGTCGTCGAAGCAATCAACATCCAAAAGACATACGACTCCTGGCTGCCGTTCTCTCGCTCTGTCGACGTTCTTGACAGAGCGACATTAGAGATCGGTAGTGGTGAAATCGTCGGCATTATGGGCGAAAACGGCAGCGGCAAGTCGACGTTGATGCAGGTTCTGGCTGGTGTGCTGGACTACGACGACGGCACCGTCGCTCGGTCGGGACGTATCGGTTGGTGTCCCCAGGAGCCGCGGCTCTACGACCGGCTGACCGTCGACGAAACATTCGAATTATTCGGCGAGGCCTACGAGATGTCCCCCAGCGAAGTCGACGCGGCGCGGTCGTGGTTGCTGACAGAACTTGATTTCGAGCGGTTCCGGGACCGGCAGGTTCGGAATTTGAGCGGTGGGAACAAACAAAAGCTCAATCTCAGTGTCGCGCTGATGCACGAACCCGACCTTCTGCTGCTTGACGAACCATATACAGGCTTCGACTGGCAGACCTTCCAAGCATTCTGGGACCTCACCGAAGACCTCCGTGACCGCGGTGTCGGTATCGCCATTATCTCCCACATCATCAACGAACGTGACCGCTTCGACGTGATCTACGAACTTCACGACGGCCACCTCCACAGGGAGGTCGTCGATGAGGAAGGCGGTCCGGCATCCACGCCAACCGAAGATAAAATCGACTGCGAACAACCCGATACCACCGGAGGCAAGTCCGAATGA